TAAATGATTGATTATGGTGCTCACTATACAATTTTAATTCGCGCTCGCTTTTTGGAAGTACTCAATTTATGCCAATAACTCCAAAATCTCTCCGACGGGACCTTGAAACACCACTGCCCCCGGTTCAGGATTGTTCCGAATGGGAAGACCTACCTCACTCAATATGGCCCAATTTGATTCCTGAAGTTTAAATCGAAGCATTGCCAGGTCCTGTCCCTGCCAACAGGCAGAAGCCAGACCTGTTTTCATAAAATCGCAGGGGTAAGCGGGCAAGTCTTCCCGGTTATATTCCCAAAAAATAGGTTGTTTTGAATGAGCCAAAATTTGCTCATAGCTCATCAGCAACCTCTCGAATCCGACTTTGGAAATGTTGTCTGAATTACTGATTGGGCTCTGCGTGTTTGCCCGAAAAATAGTGTTCGACAAAGAGCCTAACACTTCAAAGTAAGCAGATTGTAATGTATGCTTGGGAACCGAAATAACGGCAGCTGTAGGGGCATTGATTCCTTCGCAGCCTTCAACCCAGCTATGAAGTTGCTTTACGATAAGCTGTTCGCCCGACGGACCGATGAATGCAACACTTTTTGCAGTGCTGTTCGCCTGATTTCCAAAGGTCTCAAAATCAAATTCGCTAAGGTGTGATATAGCACCGAATCGTGCCCGTAATACCTTCCGGTAGGCCCGTTCTACATCGGTCGTACAGGCTTCCAGGACGGAAAGGCCATTATCCCATAGATGAGCACCGATGCGATTGGGTAAGGCTCCTGAATTGCCGGTTTCTATCAGACGGACCACAGCCCCTTCATCGTACCCAAGTAAAGCAAATTTCCCAAGATGACGCCCAAAGGTCTTTTTTTGGATATGTGTCAGGTCTCCACGCTCAATGATTCGATACCCCAATGCTTCGGTATAGAATCGGATACTTTGCGCCCAGCTGTTGGTAATGACTGTTACCGCTTGCAAAGCACCCACAATATGTGGCTTTTGTGTGGTCATGAGTACCATTGTCTTGGAATTTTAACGAAAAAAGCTAAAAGAACTGCGCCGGAAATACCGAATTAACAGAAATGAAACACATTTAAAAATTTTGGAAAAAAATGATTTTAGTAACGTGCTCAATGCCCCAATCGTTTAGGATTTTTTTTAAATAATTTTACACAGCATTAAAGACCAATTGGTTAACGGAGATGGGCAGGGAAACAATTTGCCCATATTTCCCGGGCAATGTGGAAAAAAAAGGACACTATCTTCATCCGCTCTTTCCGCATCTAATGGCTGAAAAAGCAGTAAGATGCCCGAGAGCGTTTGGGGTATACTAAACAAAAACCTAACTTGCAGCATGGATATTCGTGATTACATTCGTTTAGCAATTTCAGAAGATGTAGGTGACGGCGACCACACTTCTCTTTCCACCATCCCACGTGATGCCGAACGCCGTGCCCGACTCCTGGTTAAAGAAGAGGGAATAGTGGCAGGT
Above is a window of Runella slithyformis DSM 19594 DNA encoding:
- a CDS encoding VOC family protein produces the protein MTTQKPHIVGALQAVTVITNSWAQSIRFYTEALGYRIIERGDLTHIQKKTFGRHLGKFALLGYDEGAVVRLIETGNSGALPNRIGAHLWDNGLSVLEACTTDVERAYRKVLRARFGAISHLSEFDFETFGNQANSTAKSVAFIGPSGEQLIVKQLHSWVEGCEGINAPTAAVISVPKHTLQSAYFEVLGSLSNTIFRANTQSPISNSDNISKVGFERLLMSYEQILAHSKQPIFWEYNREDLPAYPCDFMKTGLASACWQGQDLAMLRFKLQESNWAILSEVGLPIRNNPEPGAVVFQGPVGEILELLA